The following nucleotide sequence is from Nitrospirota bacterium.
GGTCGCGCGAGTTGCCCATGGTCCACAGCCGCTAAGATAGGCTCTCGGCTGGCCGCTCAAAAAGGCCGTCCAGCAAGGCCGCAGCGAGTGAAGGGCCGAGGCGTACCCTTGGGGTACGTTGAGGGTCTGAACGATGCGAGAACGAAGCGGGCGGACTTTTTCAGCGGCCTGCTACACCGCAATCCCCCAGATCTGTTTCGCCGCCAACCCAATCGCATAACTCACGCTCACCGCGACGGTGATGATCACGAGATTCAGCAGAATCCGGCGTTTCATCTCCATCCCAGACAAGAACGCGAGAATCGACGACACGAGGATGACCATGGTCCCCGCCGTCAGGACGGACACTAGCGCGTCCTTCGCGCCGAAAAGTACGGGGAGCACGGGAACCAATGCGCCGATGACATAGGCGCTACCGACAAATAACGCTGACGTTAACGGCTGTTCCTGCATCTCTGCTGAGCCGGTCTCCTCTCCAAGGAATCGTTTCTTCGCCGCCTCCATGGCGCGCACTTCTTTTTCTGAATTCAGTGCAAGAAACGCCCCGGCTGCCATCGACAGTGCACCGGCCACAGCGGTGGTCGAGGCGGCGATTAAGACGGTCACGGCGTCGCCAAAGGCGCCGAAAAACCCGCTGACTGCACCGAGGATTTCCACTAAACCGTCGTTGAGGCCCAAGAAGATATTGCGGATCTTTTCGGGATTGATTTTCCGCTCGGTTAGTTTCGTGACGAGCACATCCTCATGTTTGAACTCGTCTTGCAGAATCCCCTTGAGTGCTTCACCCAGGGGTTGATCCTGGTAGGAATTCCAGAGGGCGAGATACTTTCTGACCCCGTAGACTTCGATGGCTTCCAGGACGAGATGGACCGCGGTGGAACCGAACAGGCGGCAGAGCCATATAAAGCACCATAGCTTCAGCCGACGCCCCAGGTTGAGGCGTTCCAACTTCATGTCGAAGAATTTTTGCCAGAAAGCCAGGTGTCTGGTTTCGATCAGCACTAATTCATCCAGTGTATTCTTGGCATCCGCATCCGCCGAAATATCCCGCAGAGCTTTGTAGAGAGAAAGGTCGAAGAGCTCATCAAGGATGAGCAGTC
It contains:
- a CDS encoding VIT1/CCC1 transporter family protein, with the translated sequence MPTAHRDDPTLARLLILDELFDLSLYKALRDISADADAKNTLDELVLIETRHLAFWQKFFDMKLERLNLGRRLKLWCFIWLCRLFGSTAVHLVLEAIEVYGVRKYLALWNSYQDQPLGEALKGILQDEFKHEDVLVTKLTERKINPEKIRNIFLGLNDGLVEILGAVSGFFGAFGDAVTVLIAASTTAVAGALSMAAGAFLALNSEKEVRAMEAAKKRFLGEETGSAEMQEQPLTSALFVGSAYVIGALVPVLPVLFGAKDALVSVLTAGTMVILVSSILAFLSGMEMKRRILLNLVIITVAVSVSYAIGLAAKQIWGIAV